In the Vibrio gigantis genome, one interval contains:
- the gmhB gene encoding D-glycero-beta-D-manno-heptose 1,7-bisphosphate 7-phosphatase, protein MINRELIENKILSKPAVFLDRDGVINVDHGYVHDEHDFEYIDGVFEAAKAFKDMGYLLVLVTNQSGIARGMFSEDRFLSLTQWMDWNFVDNGVELDGIYYCPHHAEHGIGDYKQDCECRKPKPGMFISARDFLKIDMANSVMIGDKAEDMMAAEAAGVGTKVLVRTGKPITEKGEALASVVLDSIKDVPAFLKG, encoded by the coding sequence ATGATTAATAGAGAGTTGATAGAGAACAAAATTTTGTCTAAACCTGCTGTTTTTTTAGATCGTGATGGTGTGATTAACGTTGATCACGGTTACGTACATGATGAGCATGACTTTGAATACATTGACGGTGTGTTTGAAGCGGCGAAAGCGTTTAAAGATATGGGTTATTTATTGGTGCTAGTGACCAACCAGTCTGGTATTGCTCGCGGCATGTTTAGTGAAGACCGTTTTCTTTCTTTGACGCAGTGGATGGATTGGAACTTTGTTGATAACGGCGTTGAGCTTGATGGCATCTATTACTGCCCGCACCACGCTGAACACGGTATTGGTGACTACAAGCAAGATTGTGAATGTCGTAAACCAAAGCCAGGTATGTTCATTTCTGCTCGTGACTTTCTGAAGATTGATATGGCTAACTCGGTCATGATCGGCGATAAAGCTGAAGACATGATGGCTGCAGAAGCAGCAGGCGTTGGTACTAAAGTCTTAGTAAGAACAGGCAAACCAATAACTGAAAAAGGTGAAGCCTTGGCGAGCGTTGTGCTTGATAGCATTAAAGACGTGCCAGCTTTCTTAAAAGGTTAA